DNA from Acidobacteriota bacterium:
CCTGGGGACGATCGCCGACGTCGTGCCACTGGTGGGAGAGAACCGCGTGATCGCCGCGCTTGGCCTGCGAGCCCTCTCGGAGGCGCGCTCACCGGGACTGCGGGCGCTGAAGCGCGTGGCGCGCGTCGCCGGCTCCGTATCGTCGACCGAGGTCGCGTTTCGCCTCGGACCGCGGATCAACGCCGCCGGACGGCTCGCCGACGCCGGCCTCGCGCTTCGCTTGCTCCTGACCAGGGATTCGGCGGAGGCGGACCAGCTCGCAGGCGAGCTCGACGCCCTGAACCGCAACCGTCAGGCCGAGGAGCGGAGGGTCGTCAAAGAGGCCGCCGACCTCTTCGCGGCCCGTGAGCCGCTGCCGGGGATTCTCGTGGCCTGGAGTTCGGAGTGGCATCGCGGTGTGGTGGGGATCGCTGCCGGACGTCTCGCGCGCGAGTTCCACCGGCCCGTGATTCTCCTGGGAGTGGACGGAGACGCCGGCACCGGATCAGGCCGGAGCATTCCGCATCTCGACCTTCATTCCTTCGTCGCCGGCTTTGAGCATCGGACGACCCGGTTCGGAGGTCATCCCCAGGCAATTGGCCTTTCCGTGGCGGTTTCCGAGCTACCGGACCTCCGGGACGCAATGGAGGAAGCCGCGGAGTGGCCGCCGGGAACCCTCGTGCGCCGGCGCGAGTACGAACTGGCGCTTTCCGCCGAACAGATCGGTTCCGATCTCTACGCGGAGTTGGCGCGACTGGAGCCGCACGGAGAAGGGAACCGGCGGCCCCTGATCCGGCTCGGTCCGCTCGAACGGCTCGGGCGGCCGCGTGAGTTCGGCCAGGGCCACGTCAAGCTGCGCGTCCGGGCGGCGGGCGGTGAGGGTTCGGAAAGGGGCAGCCCCGTCTGGTTGCTCGGATGGGGCTGGAAGGAGCGGGCGGCCGATCTCGACGGACGTTTCGAGGTTCTCGGAGCCGTGGAGTGGGATTCCTACCAGGGCGGCCCTGTTGTGAGAATCGAAGACGCCCGGCGGATCGGAAACCACCAGGTGCCGGAACGTAGAATGTCGCCATGACGCCGGACGCCCGTGACGAGCCCCAGGAGTCGACCTCCCTGGAGGCGACGTCCCCGGCAGAAGGGCCCGGCTCCGCCTACGGACCGAAGCGGCGCCGGGCACCCAACTTCGGCAGACGC
Protein-coding regions in this window:
- the recJ gene encoding single-stranded-DNA-specific exonuclease RecJ, which codes for MTGRPVVEERRTDTVEWLEKATPGAAGTLAEAGYGLLSAPLARRGVSTPSEADAFLTPHRRGLHDPFLLHGMEEAVERLQAACRDSHTVAVVGDYDVDGVTACALLTAVLRALGAQVVPILPNRLTEGYGFQTLQVEKAHLAGVSLIVTVDCGTTSANAVLAAIERGIDVIVTDHHVVGSDFPSQAIQINPLQDDCDYPFRHLCGAGLAFKLAQALLRRGGRHEPLAALLRVACLGTIADVVPLVGENRVIAALGLRALSEARSPGLRALKRVARVAGSVSSTEVAFRLGPRINAAGRLADAGLALRLLLTRDSAEADQLAGELDALNRNRQAEERRVVKEAADLFAAREPLPGILVAWSSEWHRGVVGIAAGRLAREFHRPVILLGVDGDAGTGSGRSIPHLDLHSFVAGFEHRTTRFGGHPQAIGLSVAVSELPDLRDAMEEAAEWPPGTLVRRREYELALSAEQIGSDLYAELARLEPHGEGNRRPLIRLGPLERLGRPREFGQGHVKLRVRAAGGEGSERGSPVWLLGWGWKERAADLDGRFEVLGAVEWDSYQGGPVVRIEDARRIGNHQVPERRMSP